In the Hordeum vulgare subsp. vulgare chromosome 7H, MorexV3_pseudomolecules_assembly, whole genome shotgun sequence genome, one interval contains:
- the LOC123410851 gene encoding BAG family molecular chaperone regulator 1, which translates to MMRGKDERPAAFSPMRESVAAAVQEEVWEVRPSGMLVQKRTPDSDPPPGGAPVPTIRVKVKYAGVYHEVYINSQASFGELKKLMSEKTGLHPDDQKVVYKDRERDSKAFLDMVGVKDRSKMTLLEDPTAQAKRLIEERRNAKAQRAAKAVSRVSLDVDKLASKVSALETIVSKGGKVVEADLVTLTEALMSELLKLDAIVADGDVKAQRRIQEKRVQKNVETLDAIRAKMTKTNNTPAATPNKARAPHLPPRPPPAQQHQQRRQFQPAAPTTATAPAPQTATASWDTFDLLSSAPSSSSSAPVSTMALATTTSPSPRFEWELF; encoded by the exons ATGATGCGCGGGAAGGATGAGAGGCCCGCGGCATTCTCCCCGATGAGGGAGTCGGTGGCGGCCGCGGTGCAGGAGGAGGTGTGGGAGGTCCGGCCGAGCGGCATGCTGGTGCAGAAGCGCACCCCGGACTCGGACCCTCCCCCCGGCGGCGCGCCCGTCCCCACCATCCGCGTGAAGGTCAAGTACGCCGGCGTGTACCACGAGGTGTACATCAACTCCCAGGCCTCCTTCGGGGAGCTCAAGAAGCTCATGTCCGAGAAGACGGGGCTGCACCCGGACGACCAGAAGGTGGTGTACAAGGACAGGGAGCGGGACTCCAAGGCCTTCCTCGACATGGTCGGCGTCAAGGACCGCTCCAAGATGACGCTGCTCGAGGACCCCACCGCCCAGGCCAAGCGCCTCATCGAGGAGCGCCGGAATGCCAAGGCCCAGCGCGCCGCCAAGGCCGTCTCACGCGTCAGCCTCGACGTCGACAAGCTCGCGTCCAAG GTGTCGGCGCTGGAGACGATCGTTAGCAAGGGCggcaaggtggtggaggcggacCTGGTGACGCTCACCGAGGCGCTGATGAGCGAGCTGCTCAAGCTGGACGCCATCGTCGCGGACGGCGACGTCAAGGCCCAGCGCCggatccaggagaagcgggtgcaGAAGAACGTGGAGACGCTGGACGCCATCCGCGCCAAGATGACCAAGACCAACAACACACCTGCTGCCACGCCCAACAAGGCCCGGGCGCCGCACCTGCCCCCTCGTCCGCCGCCGGCACAGCAGCATCAGCAGCGCCGCCAGTTCCAGCCCGCTGCGCCCACCACGGCGACCGCCCCCGCGCCACAGACCGCGACGGCCAGCTGGGATACGTTCGACCTGCTGTCCTCCGCGCCCTCTTCATCGTCATCGGCACCGGTGTCCACCATGGCGCTCGCGACCACCACCTCGCCGTCCCCGAGGTTCGAGTGGGAGCTCTTCTAG